The following coding sequences lie in one Phycisphaerae bacterium genomic window:
- the gatA gene encoding Asp-tRNA(Asn)/Glu-tRNA(Gln) amidotransferase subunit GatA — translation MSTLVETRDAIRSRQVSSREWVGRSLARIERLESRLHALVSYDGDRAMAAGQTIDDRIARGEAVGELAGVPIIVKDNLCTSWGRTTCASRILENFESPYSAHVVERLKAADAVIVGKANLDEFAMGSSTENSAFGATRNPWNTDCVPGGSSGGSAVAVASGMAAGSLGSDTGGSIRLPASFCGITGLKPTYGRVSRYGLVAYGSSLDQIGPLARTARDVACLLKEIAGWDWRDSTSVHEEVPDYPSALDKPLAGLSVGYAEEYFGEGLDAEVRRLVEAAIEVYRAAGAQVRPVHLPHLKYAIACYYIVATAEASSNLARYDGVHYGLRAAAPKDYVDVYCSSREEGFGAEVKRRIMLGTYVLSSGYYDAYYLKALKVRTLIKQDFDRAFEDVDVIACPTSPVPPIRLGEKVNDPLAMYLMDVYTVSANLAGLPALSMPCGLTGSGLPVGLQLMGKPFAEDRLLRAAHEYQVHTDWHTRTPAVSEP, via the coding sequence ATGTCAACGCTGGTCGAGACGCGAGACGCGATTCGTTCGAGGCAAGTCAGCTCTCGAGAGTGGGTGGGGAGATCCCTGGCCAGGATTGAGAGGCTAGAGTCCCGACTGCACGCCCTGGTCAGCTACGATGGTGATCGAGCGATGGCCGCCGGGCAGACGATTGATGACCGCATTGCGCGGGGGGAGGCGGTGGGAGAGCTGGCTGGTGTGCCGATCATTGTGAAGGACAACCTGTGCACGTCGTGGGGGCGGACGACGTGTGCTTCGAGAATACTGGAGAACTTCGAATCACCGTACAGCGCTCATGTTGTCGAGCGACTGAAGGCGGCTGACGCGGTGATCGTTGGCAAGGCGAACCTCGACGAGTTCGCGATGGGATCGAGCACGGAGAACAGTGCGTTCGGAGCGACCCGGAACCCGTGGAACACGGACTGTGTTCCGGGGGGCAGTTCGGGCGGCTCGGCGGTGGCGGTTGCCTCGGGCATGGCCGCCGGAAGCCTGGGTTCGGACACGGGTGGTTCGATACGGCTTCCGGCCTCGTTTTGTGGCATCACCGGCCTGAAGCCCACGTATGGGCGGGTCTCCCGCTACGGTCTTGTCGCCTACGGGAGCAGTCTGGACCAGATTGGGCCATTGGCTCGAACTGCTCGCGATGTGGCTTGCCTGCTCAAGGAGATCGCGGGCTGGGACTGGCGGGATTCGACCAGCGTTCATGAGGAGGTGCCGGACTATCCGTCGGCCCTGGACAAGCCCCTGGCCGGCCTGAGCGTCGGGTATGCGGAGGAGTACTTCGGCGAGGGGTTGGATGCGGAAGTCCGCAGGCTGGTGGAGGCTGCGATCGAGGTGTACCGTGCGGCGGGTGCGCAGGTACGACCCGTTCACCTCCCCCATCTCAAGTATGCCATCGCCTGTTACTACATCGTGGCGACGGCCGAGGCATCGAGCAACCTGGCTCGTTACGACGGCGTTCACTACGGCCTGAGGGCGGCCGCTCCCAAGGACTATGTCGACGTCTACTGTTCGAGCCGCGAGGAGGGGTTCGGGGCGGAGGTCAAGCGGCGGATCATGCTGGGCACGTATGTGTTGTCCAGCGGGTACTACGACGCCTATTACCTGAAAGCCCTCAAGGTCCGCACGCTGATCAAGCAGGATTTCGATCGGGCATTCGAGGACGTTGACGTGATTGCCTGTCCGACGTCCCCGGTTCCGCCGATTCGGCTGGGCGAGAAGGTGAACGATCCGCTGGCCATGTATCTGATGGATGTGTATACCGTGTCGGCCAACCTGGCGGGCCTGCCGGCTCTGAGCATGCCGTGCGGGCTGACCGGCTCGGGTCTTCCCGTCGGTCTACAACTCATGGGCAAGCCTTTCGCGGAGGATCGTCTGTTGCGGGCGGCCCACGAGTACCAGGTCCACACCGACTGGCATACTCGCACTCCGGCGGTGAGCGAACCCTGA
- the gatC gene encoding Asp-tRNA(Asn)/Glu-tRNA(Gln) amidotransferase subunit GatC — protein MAAKISEAEVRHISYLSRLNPSDAQVAQASEQLSAILEYMEQLNEVDTSQVPPTAHTLPVHNVFREDVPVPGLNPDQALANAPQRDGAFFALPKVLEQDSA, from the coding sequence ATGGCGGCCAAGATCAGTGAAGCCGAAGTGCGGCACATCAGCTATCTGAGTCGGCTCAACCCCAGCGATGCGCAGGTTGCGCAGGCCAGTGAGCAGCTCTCAGCTATTCTCGAGTACATGGAGCAGCTCAACGAGGTGGACACATCGCAGGTGCCGCCGACCGCCCACACCCTGCCGGTGCACAACGTGTTTCGGGAGGATGTGCCCGTGCCGGGCCTCAACCCGGACCAGGCCCTGGCGAACGCTCCGCAGCGGGACGGAGCTTTCTTCGCTTTGCCCAAGGTGCTGGAGCAAGACAGCGCGTAG
- a CDS encoding 6,7-dimethyl-8-ribityllumazine synthase, whose amino-acid sequence MPETPRIIQGELLAKGQRFAIVVSRFNEFISSRLLGGATDALERHGCAGGDITVIWVPGAWEVPMTARKAAASGRFDAVICLGCVIRGETPHFDYVASEAAKGIAQVGLESGMPVVFGVLTADTLEQAINRAGAKAGNKGADAAMTAIEMVNVYAKLLPKKK is encoded by the coding sequence ATGCCGGAAACGCCGCGGATCATTCAGGGCGAGTTGCTGGCCAAGGGTCAGCGCTTTGCGATCGTGGTCAGCCGATTCAACGAGTTCATCTCCTCGCGACTGCTGGGCGGGGCGACCGATGCCCTCGAACGCCATGGTTGTGCCGGCGGGGACATCACCGTGATCTGGGTGCCAGGGGCGTGGGAGGTGCCCATGACCGCCAGGAAGGCGGCGGCCAGCGGCCGGTTCGACGCAGTCATCTGCCTGGGTTGCGTGATTCGCGGCGAGACCCCGCATTTCGACTACGTCGCCAGCGAGGCGGCCAAGGGCATTGCCCAGGTCGGACTGGAGTCGGGCATGCCCGTGGTCTTCGGTGTCTTGACGGCGGATACGCTCGAGCAGGCGATCAACCGAGCGGGCGCGAAGGCTGGCAACAAAGGCGCTGACGCGGCCATGACGGCCATCGAGATGGTCAACGTGTATGCCAAGCTGTTACCCAAGAAGAAGTGA
- the ftsY gene encoding signal recognition particle-docking protein FtsY produces the protein MGLFDRLKKGLAKTRDKITRSFRSVLPFGRKIDDALIDQLEETMLADDMGPTATARFIDEVRKAYKSGEISQTEEIIPFLQNRIVTFWPEADRQLHWANSGPTVILVAGVNGSGKTTSVAKLCSYLAKQGKKVVLGACDTYRAAAVAQLTEWSKRLGVQIVKHDQGSDPGAVAYDACEAAIARGFDVLILDTAGRLHTQDHLMRELNKIQRVVQKKMPEAPHEVLLVLDSTIGQNAINQAKVFGEHVKVTGLFLAKLDGSAKGGIVIGIHDQLNIPVKFVGLGETPDDIEPFDPASFVEALFSEKAD, from the coding sequence ATGGGACTTTTTGACCGCCTCAAGAAAGGCCTTGCCAAGACCCGCGACAAGATCACGCGGAGCTTCCGGTCGGTTCTGCCCTTCGGACGGAAGATCGACGATGCGCTGATCGACCAGCTTGAGGAGACCATGCTGGCCGACGACATGGGGCCAACGGCCACGGCCCGTTTCATCGACGAGGTTCGCAAGGCCTACAAGTCCGGCGAGATCAGCCAGACGGAGGAGATCATTCCCTTTCTGCAGAACCGAATTGTGACATTCTGGCCGGAAGCGGATCGCCAGCTGCATTGGGCAAACTCGGGGCCGACCGTGATCCTGGTGGCCGGCGTCAACGGCTCAGGAAAAACCACCAGCGTGGCCAAGTTGTGCAGCTACCTGGCCAAGCAGGGCAAGAAGGTCGTTCTTGGGGCCTGCGACACGTATCGGGCGGCGGCCGTGGCCCAGCTCACCGAATGGTCCAAGCGGCTCGGGGTCCAGATTGTCAAGCATGACCAGGGGTCCGACCCAGGCGCCGTCGCGTACGACGCCTGCGAGGCCGCGATCGCGCGGGGCTTCGACGTGCTCATCCTCGACACTGCCGGCCGACTGCACACCCAGGACCATCTCATGCGAGAGCTGAACAAGATTCAGCGCGTGGTCCAGAAGAAGATGCCCGAGGCCCCGCATGAAGTTCTGCTGGTCCTGGATTCCACCATTGGTCAGAACGCCATCAACCAGGCCAAAGTGTTCGGTGAACACGTCAAGGTCACCGGCCTATTCCTGGCCAAACTCGATGGTTCGGCCAAGGGCGGCATCGTTATCGGCATCCACGATCAACTCAATATTCCCGTCAAGTTCGTCGGTCTGGGCGAGACCCCGGACGACATCGAGCCCTTCGACCCGGCCAGCTTCGTTGAGGCCCTGTTTTCCGAGAAGGCGGACTAG
- a CDS encoding amidohydrolase family protein, with amino-acid sequence MSATALKARWVIPATLPPIENGMVVFDGHRIIEVGHARGSGPTVVDLGDVAIVPGFVNAHTHLELTFCHHRVPFRGTFVDWVEDVVALHSADLPDETLRNAIREGFRRSLVAGVTTLGDIGYGPPSAEEWLRSRVNVVGFLEILGMGPRRFEAHRQGFGVQAALCEEVDELIRQDPRGQALRAIKRVGLSPHAPYSVDTLLFKYVAEYLALRRFPVCTHLAETLEEVRFLTDGTGPLRDLLERWNRWDGSFEPPGCSPVEYARRVGLLQHRPVLAHVNHVGTRDLETLAASTCHVAFCPRTHHFFGHAPHRYREMIDRGINVCIGTDSLASNDSLSVLEELRFLRAQDPQLSANQLLKMGTIAGAYALRLDADVGSIEVGKQADLVVIPLRHRDAADPVEDILSHDRSPSAVYLRGSRVAG; translated from the coding sequence ATGTCGGCAACTGCGCTGAAAGCTCGTTGGGTCATCCCGGCCACCCTTCCGCCGATCGAGAACGGGATGGTGGTTTTTGATGGACATCGGATCATCGAAGTGGGTCACGCTCGCGGTTCCGGGCCGACGGTCGTGGACCTGGGTGACGTGGCCATCGTTCCTGGTTTCGTCAACGCTCACACCCATCTGGAACTGACCTTCTGTCACCACCGGGTGCCGTTCCGGGGGACGTTCGTGGACTGGGTCGAGGATGTGGTCGCGCTGCATTCGGCGGATCTGCCGGACGAAACGCTCCGGAACGCGATCCGGGAGGGGTTTCGGCGGTCCCTGGTGGCCGGGGTGACCACGCTGGGGGATATCGGGTACGGTCCGCCCTCGGCCGAGGAGTGGCTGCGGAGCCGGGTGAACGTGGTGGGGTTTCTTGAGATCCTGGGTATGGGCCCGCGACGGTTCGAGGCTCATCGGCAGGGTTTTGGCGTCCAGGCGGCTCTGTGCGAAGAGGTGGACGAACTCATCAGGCAGGATCCCCGGGGGCAGGCGCTCCGGGCGATCAAGCGGGTGGGGCTGTCACCGCACGCGCCCTACAGCGTGGACACGCTCCTTTTCAAGTATGTCGCGGAGTACCTGGCCTTGCGGCGTTTTCCGGTGTGCACGCACCTGGCGGAGACGCTGGAAGAAGTCCGATTCCTCACCGACGGCACCGGTCCGCTACGCGACCTGCTGGAACGGTGGAATCGATGGGACGGCTCGTTCGAGCCGCCCGGCTGCTCACCTGTGGAATACGCCCGCCGGGTGGGACTGCTCCAGCATCGCCCGGTGCTTGCTCACGTGAATCACGTAGGCACCCGCGATCTCGAGACGTTGGCCGCCTCGACCTGTCACGTGGCGTTCTGCCCACGTACCCATCATTTTTTCGGTCACGCGCCGCATCGTTACCGCGAGATGATCGACCGGGGCATCAATGTGTGCATCGGCACGGATTCGCTGGCCAGCAACGACTCGCTATCGGTTCTGGAGGAGTTGCGGTTCCTTCGGGCCCAGGATCCGCAGCTTTCCGCCAACCAGTTGCTGAAAATGGGGACGATTGCCGGCGCCTACGCGCTCCGGCTGGATGCCGACGTTGGCTCGATCGAGGTTGGCAAACAGGCCGACCTAGTGGTCATTCCTCTGAGGCATCGGGATGCAGCCGACCCGGTCGAGGACATCCTGAGTCATGACCGTTCCCCTTCGGCGGTGTATTTGCGGGGCAGTCGGGTGGCCGGTTGA
- the nusB gene encoding transcription antitermination factor NusB, producing the protein MKHQRYQARTIALQGLYQLDIQRLPDDQPVAELLAPLLVEAALDGGAAEYARQLTRGAWATHARYDQMITEAGSHWDVSRMAVVDRNILRVALYELIEQPDVPARVIIDQAVELGREFGAAETPQFINGVLDAIWKRNPACQMAREARPAGRD; encoded by the coding sequence ATGAAACACCAGCGCTATCAGGCCCGGACAATCGCCCTGCAGGGCCTCTACCAGTTGGATATCCAGCGTCTGCCTGACGACCAGCCGGTGGCCGAGCTGTTGGCGCCGCTCCTGGTCGAGGCGGCCCTCGACGGCGGTGCGGCCGAATACGCCCGCCAGCTGACCCGTGGGGCCTGGGCAACCCACGCCCGGTATGACCAGATGATTACCGAGGCGGGCAGTCACTGGGACGTGTCCCGGATGGCGGTCGTGGACCGGAACATCCTGCGGGTGGCCCTGTACGAGTTGATTGAACAGCCGGACGTTCCCGCCCGGGTGATCATCGATCAGGCGGTCGAGTTGGGCCGAGAGTTCGGGGCGGCTGAGACCCCGCAGTTCATTAACGGCGTGCTGGACGCAATCTGGAAACGTAACCCCGCCTGTCAGATGGCTCGCGAGGCCCGCCCCGCCGGCCGCGATTGA